The DNA segment AGCCGGCAAACACATCTATATGTGCGGACCGTCAGCTATGCTGGCGTCATTCAGAAACGGTTTCCGCAGGATCGGGGTTCCGGCGCATGCCATTCATTACGAGGAATTTTCTTTCAGGTGAAAGAGGATCGATGGCTGCATGTCCTGGCGGTGGGGCTGCCGATGGGGATCTAAATTTTACCTCCCCGGCCGAATATGATGCCATCCCGGGCGAAATCGAGGCGATCCACGAAAAATATTCAGTACCTGATCTTATTGGTTGAATGGATCCAGGCCTGAAACGGCGCATCGCCGTTTTCGACGGCCAGCTTGGCCATGGGAATCCGCCGCTGCTCAACGGGCAGGGCCAATTGTTCATAGATGAATTGATCGTCAAATCCTGCGCGGGCGGCATCTTCCCTGGTGCAGGCGTAGTAAACGGCTTTGGGCCTCGCCCAATAGATGGCGCCGATGCACATCGGGCACGGTTCGCAGCTTGTATAGATCTCGCAGTCCGTCAGCTGGAAGCTTCCCAGGCGCTGGCAGGCCCTGCGGATCGCCAGGATTTCCGCGTGGGCGGTCGGATCGTTCAGGGAAGTCACTTCGTTCCCCGCACTTCCGATCACTTCGCCGTTTTTGACCACCACCGCGCCGAACGGGCCGCCTCTTGAGCGGATGACATTTTCATGGGCAATCTGAATCGCGAGTTCCATGAATTTTCGTTTTTCTCTCTCCACTTCGCTAACCTCCTGGCTTCAATAGCCGATCCCGAGAGGGCGCTGTGATCCTCCGGAAACCAGCCCGAGGAAATCTGGATTCGTTACATCATTTCCGGTCAGGCTCTTGTACAAACGTTGGTGTTCAGCGCCTCGTAGCTATTAATCACCCCCCCGGCGATTTTCTCCGGCTCCAGGTCATCCAGACTTCGTCCGCCATGGCGACCGGATTCCAGGGAAGCACGATGTGCAGTCGCGGTCTTGACTGTTCGTGGACGTGGATCCGGATGGACGGGTTTTTCGGGGGCCGGCATCCAGGAAAACCGTGCTTCCCTTGGTCTTCAGCCGGTTTTTCGCCACGGGCAAGGTCCGGGGCAAAAAGAAGGGCGGCTCGGCCTGGCCGTCTGCAAGGAAATCGTCCAGGCCCACGGCGGGCGCATCCGGGCGAAAAGCCAGCCCGGCAAGGGCAGCACGTTCTCCTTCTCCCTGCCCGTCCACGAGTTAGAGTAAAATTTGCGTGGGGGTAAAGTCTGGAAAAAGCGAACATAGAAAAAAGAGC comes from the Bacillus thermozeamaize genome and includes:
- a CDS encoding tRNA-specific adenosine deaminase, coding for MELAIQIAHENVIRSRGGPFGAVVVKNGEVIGSAGNEVTSLNDPTAHAEILAIRRACQRLGSFQLTDCEIYTSCEPCPMCIGAIYWARPKAVYYACTREDAARAGFDDQFIYEQLALPVEQRRIPMAKLAVENGDAPFQAWIHSTNKIRY